The nucleotide window CCTTCCGGGCTGCGTAGACGGGATCGGCGTCGGGCGCGACGATCACCGGAGCGTGGCCGCCGAGCTCCATCAGGCACGGCTTCATCTGCGCGCCGGCGGCCGCGGCCAGCAGCTTGCCGACCGGCACGGACCCGGTGAACGCGACCAGCCGGGTGACCGGCGAGTCGATCAGGTGAGCGGAGACCTCGGCCGGCTCCCCGAACACGAGGTTGAGCACGCCCGCCGGCACGCCCGCGTCGACGAAGCACTGCACGAGCGCGCACGCCGTACCGGGCGTCTCCTCCGACGCCTTGATCACGATCGAGCAGCCGGCCGACAGGGCCGCGGCGATCTTGCGCATCGGCGAGCCCGCCGGGAAGTTCCAGGGCGTGAACGCCGCGACCGGGCCGACCGGGACCGTCCGGACCGACAGCACGGTGTCGTCGGCGCTCGGGATGATCCGGCCGTACGCCCGCCGCGCGTCGTCGGCGTGCCAGCGCAGGCCGCCCGCGACCCGGGATGCCTCGCCGCGCGCCTCGGGCAGCGGCTTGCCCTGCTCGAGCGTCATGATCCGGCCGACCTCGGCGCTGCGCTCGACCAGGAGGTCGGCGGCGCGGTGCAGGATCGCCGTGCGCTGTGCGATCGGGGTGTCGCGCCACACCCGGAAGCCCTCGTCGGCGGCCGCGAGCGCGACGTCGAGGTCGTCGGTGGTCGCGAGCGGGACGTCGCCGAGCGTCTCGCCCGTCGCCGGGTTCACGACCGGGACGGTCTTGCCGCGGCTCCCGTCGGTCCACTCCCCCGCGACGTACATCTGGATCCGCGGGTAGCTGCGGTCCGCGTCGGTCGCTGCGTCGACCCGGTCGTCGGTCCGGGCGGCCTCGGCGCTGGTCATCGTGTGCCCTCGTTCCTCGGGGTCGTGATCTCGGCGGGCTGCTCCGC belongs to Mumia flava and includes:
- a CDS encoding NAD-dependent succinate-semialdehyde dehydrogenase, whose amino-acid sequence is MTSAEAARTDDRVDAATDADRSYPRIQMYVAGEWTDGSRGKTVPVVNPATGETLGDVPLATTDDLDVALAAADEGFRVWRDTPIAQRTAILHRAADLLVERSAEVGRIMTLEQGKPLPEARGEASRVAGGLRWHADDARRAYGRIIPSADDTVLSVRTVPVGPVAAFTPWNFPAGSPMRKIAAALSAGCSIVIKASEETPGTACALVQCFVDAGVPAGVLNLVFGEPAEVSAHLIDSPVTRLVAFTGSVPVGKLLAAAAGAQMKPCLMELGGHAPVIVAPDADPVYAARKAAAAKFVNAGQVCTSPSRFLVHASLHDAFVDELVTAAEQVVVGDGLEDGVGMGPLANGRRLSAMERLVGDAVDAGATLRTGGHRIDRPGYFFEPTVLTDVPASAAVMTEEPFGPIAPVVSYTDLDEALAIANALPYGLAAYGFTRSSATAERMVRGFEAGILSINHCGGSVHEAPSGGFKDSGFGREGGPEGLDGYLVTKRVSHLLVD